A window of Castanea sativa cultivar Marrone di Chiusa Pesio chromosome 1, ASM4071231v1 contains these coding sequences:
- the LOC142617137 gene encoding uncharacterized protein LOC142617137 — protein sequence MMRLDKYVADARWIKQFSEEQVRHISMAASDHCLLALFLKKKRSSKLAKKRFLFEAMWVKDGGCREVIESIWDSSQANPYKCLTDKISKCQSQLRLWNQMSFGNVNTRLKLLKEKLQLIEGQNLLHETTNEIQALKKEINETLVREEVMWNQKSRALWLKCGDRNTRFFHTIASQRRRRNRIDGLMDNGVWYDSFEDLERVILEYFSSIYSTDRLASFKASLNAVA from the coding sequence ATGATGAGGCTAGACAAGTATGTGGCGGATGCGAGATGGATCAAGCAATTCTCTGAAGAACAGGTTCGACATATCTCGATGGCTGCGTCAGACCATTGTTTACTTGCCctgtttctaaaaaagaaaagatcatCTAAACTAGCGAAGAAGAGGTTCCTTTTTGAGGCAATGTGGGTAAAGGATGGGGGATGTAGAGAGGTGATCGAATCGATATGGGACTCTTCTCAGGCTAATCCATATAAGTGCCTCACTGACAAAATCAGCAAGTGCCAATCCCAGCTACGGCTTTGGAATCAAATGTCATTTGGAAATGTAAATACGAGGCTGAAACTTTTGAAGGAAAAGTTGCAGCTTATCGAGGGGCAGAATCTCCTACACGAAACAACAAATGAAATTCAAGCACTGAAGAAGGAAATCAATGAAACACTAGTCAGAGAGGAGGTGATGTGGAATCAAAAGTCAAGGGCACTGTGGCTAAAATGTGGAGATAGAAACACTAGATTCTTTCATACGATAGCATCCCAAAGACGAAGGAGAAATAGGATTGATGGTTTAATGGATAATGGGGTGTGGTATGATAGTTTTGAAGATTTGGAGAGGGTGATCTTAGAGTACTTCTCAAGCATTTACAGTACGGACCGTCTTGCCTCTTTTAAGGCTAGCCTGAATGCAGTAGCTTAG